The Aspergillus luchuensis IFO 4308 DNA, chromosome 6, nearly complete sequence genome segment GCCATGTTACCACCCTTAACCAGagccaatccctcctcataCCGCTTCTTACTACTCTCATGAGTAATCGTCCAATTAGCATCCGTAGTCCCAGTAACACGTTTGACACTCTCAAACATATCCTTCTGGTTGACATCGAAGCTCTTGATGTAGAACGGCTTATTCAGGAACGACGACAACGTAAGACTCTGATCACTCTCATCCTCAGGAAGCTCCTTAAGACTGAGCACCTTCGCCACGGCCCGCCCAACCTGCGCCAACGTCGACGTCGTGTTCTTGGTAGTGCCATCATCGTAGAAAGTCACAGTCCGCTTGTCAAAGTCGAACCCGAAGCGCACTTCTCCGCCCGCCAAGCTATAGTCGTACCAAAATCCACAGCACACAGTAATCCACTGCATACCGAGCTGGGCAATCTGGTCTCGGTTGGCTTTGGAGACAGGGCCTAGGAAGGTCTCCTCGCCCAGCTTGACCTTGTCGATGTCCCCGCCGTACCCATTCGGCATGACGTAGGGAATACCGGCCTTGGCGGCTGCCTGGACGATCTTGCTGTGGGTGTCCGGGGGCGCTGTGGGggacatggtgatgatgaggaattGTTGGCCCTTCAGGGCGGAGACAATGCTTGCTTCATCATTGTAGTTGATGTGGGCGATTTGGACCCCCTCAGGAAGTTTGTTGGTGCTGTCGGCCCGGGTCAGGGCTGTAACTGTGTGTTTGCCGGTTTTAAGGAGCTCGGTGGCGATGTGGAATCCCACGGTGCCTCCAGCCTGGAGGTCTGTATTAGTGCTGTGTATGGCGTTTGTGATAGGCAGAGTGACTTactccgatgatggcgacGCGCTCGATGGCGTTCTCGAAGCCGGCAGGTTGGTCCTTTGCGTACTTGGCCattttgtttgctttttaGCTTGAGGTTGAGTTTCTTTGAGAGGTGTAGTGGGAATACTGTTGTGTTTGAGTGTAGTGATTGAGCTTGTGTGGATGCTTGAACTGAAGTGAGGGCGAGCGTCTATTTATGTATTGGAGCCCAAGTGTCGATTCTCCTACGTCTATGAATTTGGACCCAAACCAAACTGCATCAGATTTCGAATCTCGGAAGTCATAGCCCCGACACGGTCGGACTTAGGGGATTACTACCATCGCCGATTGTAATTGGGCGGCTTTCGCCCACTGAAGGAGCGtaaggtgatgatgaggtgagaTTCCCGctcatctccgccgccgccgccgcacgCCAACAAAAGCGGCGATGCGGAGATAGTTAATTAACTCCGCACTAGCAAGAGTATCACCGCAATAGCCGCACCAACGCCGCTCACGTGGTTGCATCTTCTACAATTCTGAACATCGAAGTTCCCAGTAAGCAGTATGGTATCTCTTGCAGCATAACTACTCTCCGGCATACATATTTACAGTCCGCATAATAAGTCCCACTATAGCTGTATCTCACCACTGAACATCGGCAGATACGGCTCGAGAAAGAACTGATCCCAGTACAGCTCCCAGCTTATGTCGGGCATAGAGGCGTTGGCCTCTGGTTCTGGCGGTGTCAGACCAGATTGAAAGCCTGCCTCAACCGCTTCCAGCTCAGCCAGCTCCTTGCGCTTTTTAGCCGTTTTGAGGCTGAGTAGATGTCGTGCTATTGACAATGCCTCGCGCGTCAGTGTTGTATCGGCCGCCTTGACTAAGTTCTCTAACCGCTTGAAGACAGTGCCGAGATGAGCAGAGGCGATCGGACTGTCAATCGCCAACAGAACACAAGCATATTGGAAGACGCTGCCGAGGACATTCCAGAATAGATGACCTTCGTTAGCGAGCTGCTCAGCCGCCTTCAATCCTGCATTGCCACAATCAATGATGAGACTGATGAATTCGGCCGATGGCAACGCCTGGGCCTGGTACAAGCGGCGATAAAAGCAAAAGGCGATGTCTGCCGCGGTCACCACTAGGAATGGATGGGTTACTTTGAGTTCGGTCACTGCTCTTAGACGTTCAAATAGTTCCTCGTTCAGGTCCGCGGGCTCCGAGTAGAGACGAAAGGGGGAGTTTGGTGCAGGGGTACATTGGACTAATCGGACGAACTGGTCGGCAACAGACCCCGGTGTTGGGATGAAAGACTGACATGTCACAGAGCGAAAGTGTACAGCAGAACAGTCTTGCTCATACGACAGCATATTGTGTGCAGCCCACGAGGCCCAAAATATTCTTCGGAGCCGGTCAGCATCAAGCCCAAGGGCAGCAGCGCCAGCCTTGGAAGCTATCTTCTTGATGCTCGCTTCGTCGTGCAACCCCACTGTTTCACACAGGTGCATGACAGTGCAGGAGGCAATCCAGGCAATTTTGGGGCGACTTGTCGCGCGAAGATAGAAGGCACGCATGTCCCATGCGATGATGTGATCAATGTTTAGCGTGCGCATGGACGCTGGATCATCGAGAATTGCTTTGGCGTACAGCACCAGGTCAGTCTCCCGTGGATGTCTAtcggaggagagaaaggaccCGAGGCAGGCTAcgccagcagccacagcagcgAATGTAATATCTGTACTATAACCGCCATCGTAGTACTGATGACACCGATCGGCAAATAATCTGGGGTCCAGGATGTCGCCGATCGGGTTCATGACAGTGAAATACACACCCGCATAGTGGCTGAGGTCCTGCTCAGATATCAGATCCCCGAGAAAGCTATGAGGGTTTGAAGCCTCGTCTGGTCGGTTACCAAAGTTGTAGGCGCATGACCGTAATCTCGGAGGACTGTCACCACCGAGATTAACACCCAGAACATGTGGAAAAGCCATAGCCGCCGATGCTCCCGTATATCTGAACTTCTGTTCGTCGAAGAGACCAGGTGGTGTGCTGGTTACGGTGGCGGGACTCTTCGTCGACGAGCTATTGGCCTTGGCTTCGCGGTGCCCTTGCTCTACGTGAGGCCGGTTGGCCAAACGACTTCTTCCATCAACGCTGATACGCTTAGCATGGGGCGGGTCATCCACGCTATCGCCCACAGTACCCGTCGCGTCGTCATCATATCTGCAGCTATAGTCGTATGTGGTGCACATGCCGCAGGGATATTGGTTGTCACATCTCCGCTTCCGCTGGTGGCATGGATTGCAGGCCTTCCTCGCACGCTTACGCTTGGAAATTGTCGACATGACAGATAATTGAGTTCAGGCTCCACAGCCCCCTATAGAATGGACACAACCGTCAACCCAGCGCGCTTATCTTCTGCATTCAACTTGCAGCGATCTAGTTGCGCTGTATATTGACTTAAGCTATGGAACAGCTCATGAGCTAGATAGTAAGCAATGTCGAAAGGTTCCGTGGTCCGCTGACGACACGTGACTACACGGGCCACGACTGATGCCTAAGGCATTAAGCCGATTTATACAGATCAGGCAGTGCGACATCATCGAAATAAGTAGGCCCACGACATGGCCAGGCATTCTACGCGTAATGGCGGAGAACGGAATGGAAGAggtggggatgaagaagctgaagcctCTCGGGATACTGGAGGACGATGTACTGGTGCTGGACTTTccagaaggggaagaagtatTTGCTCCATACACGCCATAACGCCCCTTCCAACTCCGACAGACCAGAATGAGGTTCGTTAGCCGTACCCATAGCTCTCAATACCAGTGCCTCCGAGTTGGCTAATGCGCTGGAGTACGAACTGCGTCAAGATGATAAAGTGACTGAAACATATACGTTATTCTGggagggttgggggaggggggagggagggctTGGTGTTCCTACTTACCAGTGCTAGAcaataatcaatcaaaatCACCCGTCATTACCGCCTGAAAAACTTCAATTAGAGTAAAGTATCAATGGACCTGTTAGTCAATAATGCTGTCCCTGGAGTGCAATTATCTCCTCGCACGTCTCATGGGGTCAATATGACTCTTCAGGGACACATCACGAAATACCCGAGCGCCGCTGGGATATACTTGCTTCAGTAAATTCATTTCCCTCTTACCATGCCAACCGCACTCCAAATAATCCCCGATTCACCCCATCAACTAACACCCCGCCTCAGAATCCCTCCAAGGAAACCGAGAAATCCCAGCTGAATGCACAGATAACACTTTTCACCTACAATGGCCTGATGAACTCGCATCCACCTACGGGCTCACAGACATCTCGTTGGTATTAGCGCAAGGCCCTGACAGAGGAGGGTTCGAAATCCTAAGATCTTCTAACAGTCGCTACTACATTGGCGATGAGATGTCTGATTGGATGTTCGAAATAAGGAAGTCCACAACATATTCGGGGATATTGCATGTTATGAATACTACGGGGGAGAACGGATAAGGACGAAATCGCTGAAGCGGGTCCCGTATGCGGAGCAGCCAGATTCAGGGCATAGTAAGGAGATCGCGTGCTGTAAGACGTGTGCCAAGTTACAAGCTGCCAATTCTCAATTCCAATGCAAATCTTGATGGGATTGGCTGTTGTAATGACGTTATTCAGCTCGTTTGGGATAGGCTATGATGTAGTAATGTGATGAACGTAATGAACCAAGTAGGATGGGGCTCGGATGCGAGATAAGATAGATCTCACTAGCTGTATGTGGTTAGTGGGTTGCTATTTATGGACTAGTTTGTGTAATGCTTGGCGTGCGTCATGTTGACGGGGGGTGATTCAACCACTCCGTTTACTTTATTCCTGACTATATAACTCCCTTCAATTATATTCTCAATGATGTTCTCCCAATTTACTCATCACATACAACTACTCATTGCCATTGAATCTCTCAATCCTCCCTTGCAACACCTACATCACCACAATCATGATGAACAGATCCCCCAGAGTCGCTACCCGCTGTCTGCGACAGCAACGCCTCCGCCAATCAGCCGGTCGCTACCGTAACGCTCGATTCcaatcctcgtcctcgtcttcgtcctcttcctccggctCCACTGGCACCGGTAGCAGCAATCCCGCCCTGGTCGGCGGTCTCAGCGGCGGTCTCGTCGCCATCGTCACCGGCTACACATGGTACCACTTTTCGGGAGCCCGCAAAGCCGTCAAGACCATGAA includes the following:
- a CDS encoding aromatic alcohol reductase (COG:U;~EggNog:ENOG410PUAF;~InterPro:IPR036291,IPR008030;~PFAM:PF13460,PF05368,PF03435;~antiSMASH:Cluster_6.4), with translation MAKYAKDQPAGFENAIERVAIIGAGGTVGFHIATELLKTGKHTVTALTRADSTNKLPEGVQIAHINYNDEASIVSALKGQQFLIITMSPTAPPDTHSKIVQAAAKAGIPYVMPNGYGGDIDKVKLGEETFLGPVSKANRDQIAQLGMQWITVCCGFWYDYSLAGGEVRFGFDFDKRTVTFYDDGTTKNTTSTLAQVGRAVAKVLSLKELPEDESDQSLTLSSFLNKPFYIKSFDVNQKDMFESVKRVTGTTDANWTITHESSKKRYEEGLALVKGGNMAGFAKLLYARAFYPEDPSDHLDKVQNKLLGLPEESLDDATKDAIDLVKKLQARAERMAS
- a CDS encoding uncharacterized protein (COG:S;~EggNog:ENOG410PVG5;~InterPro:IPR036864,IPR040331,IPR007219,IPR001138;~PFAM:PF00172,PF04082;~antiSMASH:Cluster_6.4;~go_function: GO:0000981 - DNA-binding transcription factor activity, RNA polymerase II-specific [Evidence IEA];~go_function: GO:0003677 - DNA binding [Evidence IEA];~go_function: GO:0003700 - DNA-binding transcription factor activity [Evidence IEA];~go_function: GO:0008270 - zinc ion binding [Evidence IEA];~go_process: GO:0006351 - transcription, DNA-templated [Evidence IEA];~go_process: GO:0006355 - regulation of transcription, DNA-templated [Evidence IEA]), translated to MSTISKRKRARKACNPCHQRKRRCDNQYPCGMCTTYDYSCRYDDDATGTVGDSVDDPPHAKRISVDGRSRLANRPHVEQGHREAKANSSSTKSPATVTSTPPGLFDEQKFRYTGASAAMAFPHVLGVNLGGDSPPRLRSCAYNFGNRPDEASNPHSFLGDLISEQDLSHYAGVYFTVMNPIGDILDPRLFADRCHQYYDGGYSTDITFAAVAAGVACLGSFLSSDRHPRETDLVLYAKAILDDPASMRTLNIDHIIAWDMRAFYLRATSRPKIAWIASCTVMHLCETVGLHDEASIKKIASKAGAAALGLDADRLRRIFWASWAAHNMLSYEQDCSAVHFRSVTCQSFIPTPGSVADQFVRLVQCTPAPNSPFRLYSEPADLNEELFERLRAVTELKVTHPFLVVTAADIAFCFYRRLYQAQALPSAEFISLIIDCGNAGLKAAEQLANEGHLFWNVLGSVFQYACVLLAIDSPIASAHLGTVFKRLENLVKAADTTLTREALSIARHLLSLKTAKKRKELAELEAVEAGFQSGLTPPEPEANASMPDISWELYWDQFFLEPYLPMFSGEIQL